A single genomic interval of Aegicerativicinus sediminis harbors:
- a CDS encoding D-alanine--D-alanine ligase, translating into MIEQNPIKKNIAIIMGGFTSEYEISLKSGQVVYDTLSKDKYNLYRVHIFKDRWVYVDDKGLEYKIDKNNFSIDVDGEEVFFDCVFNAIHGTPGEDGYIQGYLELLEIPHTSCPMYQAALTYNKRDCLSVLKKYGIKTAKSYYVNKGDQLDYDKIVGAVGLPCFVKANRAGSSFGVSKVHKLEEMDKAFEFAFKEDDQVIVESFLDGIEVSVGVITYKGNITVLPVTEIVTNNDFFDYNAKYNGESQEITPATITDEMSKTVQDLAKKVYEVLELKGFSRSEYIFSDGEPHLLEINSVPGLTTASILPKQAECAGISLEDLFENAINEALKTKKEA; encoded by the coding sequence ATGATTGAACAAAACCCCATCAAGAAGAACATTGCCATAATTATGGGTGGATTCACTAGTGAATATGAAATTTCACTGAAAAGTGGACAAGTGGTTTACGATACTTTAAGTAAAGACAAATACAATTTATACCGGGTTCATATCTTTAAAGATCGTTGGGTATATGTAGATGACAAAGGTTTAGAATATAAAATTGACAAAAACAATTTTTCTATAGACGTTGATGGTGAGGAAGTTTTTTTTGATTGTGTTTTCAACGCCATTCATGGTACCCCTGGAGAAGATGGATATATACAAGGATATTTAGAACTGTTAGAAATTCCACATACAAGTTGCCCCATGTACCAGGCTGCATTAACCTACAACAAGCGTGATTGCCTGAGTGTATTGAAAAAATATGGTATTAAAACAGCCAAGTCTTATTACGTTAATAAGGGTGACCAATTAGATTATGACAAAATTGTTGGTGCAGTTGGTCTACCGTGCTTTGTAAAAGCTAATCGTGCCGGAAGTAGTTTTGGTGTAAGTAAAGTCCATAAATTAGAAGAAATGGACAAAGCTTTTGAGTTTGCCTTTAAAGAGGACGACCAAGTTATTGTGGAGTCCTTTCTTGATGGTATTGAAGTTTCTGTAGGTGTAATTACTTATAAGGGTAATATAACGGTTTTACCAGTAACAGAAATTGTAACCAATAATGATTTTTTCGATTACAACGCCAAATACAATGGTGAATCCCAAGAAATTACACCTGCAACAATTACGGATGAAATGTCTAAGACCGTTCAAGATTTGGCAAAAAAGGTATATGAGGTTTTAGAGCTTAAAGGGTTTAGTAGAAGTGAATATATTTTTAGTGACGGAGAACCTCATCTCCTAGAAATTAATTCAGTACCAGGGTTAACTACCGCTAGTATTCTTCCTAAACAAGCAGAATGCGCAGGCATTAGTCTGGAGGATTTGTTTGAAAATGCCATAAATGAAGCCTTAAAAACGAAGAAAGAAGCTTAA
- a CDS encoding PASTA domain-containing protein, producing the protein MSLIKFLTSKTFLKQIALAAVAVIVISFLILQWLKNTTNHGEFVEVPDLTGKSLKMANMELKDQDLAMEIQDSANFNPNYPKFAVIEQYPLPGAKVKENRKIYLILNPSGYRKVAVPDIVKRTFRQAKPTLEAVGFEVGKITYVDDIGKDVVLGMKHDGQDLSSGDFLPLTSKIDLVLGNGNRSD; encoded by the coding sequence ATGAGTTTGATAAAGTTTTTAACTAGTAAGACATTCCTAAAACAGATAGCCTTGGCTGCTGTAGCCGTAATCGTAATTTCATTTTTAATACTGCAATGGTTGAAAAATACAACCAACCATGGAGAATTTGTGGAAGTGCCAGATTTGACGGGAAAATCATTAAAAATGGCCAATATGGAATTGAAAGACCAGGATTTGGCAATGGAGATCCAGGATTCGGCAAACTTTAATCCAAATTACCCAAAGTTTGCTGTAATTGAACAGTATCCGTTGCCAGGCGCAAAGGTCAAGGAAAATCGAAAAATTTATCTTATTCTTAATCCTTCAGGTTATCGAAAAGTGGCAGTGCCAGATATAGTGAAACGTACTTTTAGACAGGCCAAGCCAACTCTTGAAGCCGTTGGCTTTGAAGTTGGTAAAATAACTTATGTGGACGATATCGGTAAGGATGTAGTACTTGGTATGAAACATGACGGACAAGATTTATCAAGTGGTGACTTTTTACCGCTTACCTCTAAAATAGATTTGGTTTTAGGTAATGGAAACCGATCTGATTAA
- a CDS encoding RluA family pseudouridine synthase — protein MSEQFPLPDDSDDELYEHYAFIAEKGQQPLRIDKYLMNFVENATRNKIQNAAKNGNIYVNDVQVKQNYKVKPYDKIRVMFEHPPYEYLLTPENIPLDIVFEDEQVLVVNKPAGMVVHPGHGNYSGTLINALVYHFENLPNNSSNRPGLVHRIDKDTSGLLVIAKTEESMTNLSKQFFDKVSEREYVALVWGNVEEDEGTIEGHIGRHPKNRLQNTVFEGDDIDKGKPAVTHYKVLERFGYVTLISCKLETGRTHQIRVHMKYIGHTLFNDDRYGGDQVLKGTTFTKYKQFVENCFKILPRQALHAKTLGFYHPSNGEFMKFDSEIPEDMQACIEKWRHYAKHQDL, from the coding sequence ATGTCTGAGCAATTTCCTTTACCAGACGATTCCGACGACGAACTCTACGAACATTATGCGTTTATTGCTGAGAAAGGGCAGCAACCCTTACGTATCGATAAATATTTAATGAATTTTGTAGAGAATGCCACTCGTAACAAAATTCAAAATGCCGCTAAAAATGGCAATATTTATGTCAATGATGTTCAGGTAAAGCAAAATTATAAGGTAAAACCTTATGACAAAATAAGAGTGATGTTCGAGCATCCACCTTACGAATATCTTCTTACACCTGAAAATATACCATTAGATATTGTTTTTGAGGATGAACAAGTATTGGTGGTTAATAAGCCTGCAGGTATGGTGGTACATCCGGGACATGGAAATTACTCAGGAACACTTATAAATGCTTTGGTATATCATTTTGAAAACTTACCGAATAACTCCAGTAACCGCCCCGGGCTAGTGCATAGAATAGATAAGGATACTAGCGGTTTATTGGTAATTGCAAAAACGGAGGAGTCAATGACAAACCTTTCAAAGCAATTCTTTGATAAGGTGAGCGAACGGGAATATGTGGCATTAGTCTGGGGGAATGTAGAAGAGGATGAAGGAACCATTGAAGGTCATATTGGTCGGCATCCGAAAAATAGACTTCAGAATACGGTTTTTGAAGGGGATGATATTGATAAAGGTAAGCCAGCGGTTACCCACTACAAAGTGTTAGAACGTTTTGGATATGTTACTTTGATTAGTTGCAAGCTTGAAACAGGTCGTACGCATCAAATTAGGGTGCATATGAAATACATTGGCCATACCTTATTTAATGATGATCGCTATGGTGGAGACCAGGTTTTAAAGGGTACAACATTTACAAAATACAAACAATTCGTTGAAAATTGTTTCAAAATACTACCAAGGCAAGCCTTACATGCAAAGACCCTCGGTTTCTATCATCCTAGTAATGGTGAATTTATGAAATTTGATTCGGAAATTCCTGAGGATATGCAAGCTTGTATAGAAAAATGGCGACATTACGCTAAGCACCAAGATCTATAA